A single region of the Streptomyces caelestis genome encodes:
- a CDS encoding LysR substrate-binding domain-containing protein: MELRWLESFVIVAEELHFARAADRLHLAPSALSAQVRALESHLGVRLIDRGRRTRPALTSAGLLFLEEARLTLAQAARAEAIGRRAGRGELGHAQIAYVASAAFSGVLTDVLTRCAAPGTELTVQVRELETPAQLEALVCGDIDVGFLRFRPEYPPEVTATRLLTEDIVLALPAGAPLAAYEAVPAAQLRDECFVAPHFDEEYGCRDQILDVAERGGFSPRCAPPVRDFIAALTMVGGGLAVALVPDSLRRVQIPGVAYRPLADVALTTSLVGAFRRGETSPAVRGVIRRLREAAATTVTAG, from the coding sequence ATGGAACTGCGCTGGCTGGAATCGTTCGTCATCGTCGCGGAGGAACTGCACTTCGCACGGGCGGCCGACCGTCTGCACCTGGCCCCCTCGGCTCTCAGCGCCCAGGTCAGGGCACTGGAGTCACACCTCGGTGTGCGGCTCATCGACCGCGGACGGCGTACCCGCCCCGCGCTCACCAGCGCCGGGCTGCTGTTCCTCGAAGAGGCGCGGCTGACCCTCGCCCAGGCCGCCCGGGCCGAGGCCATAGGCCGGCGCGCCGGTCGCGGAGAACTGGGTCACGCCCAGATCGCCTACGTCGCCTCGGCCGCGTTCTCCGGCGTGCTCACCGACGTCCTCACCCGCTGCGCCGCTCCCGGCACCGAACTGACCGTGCAGGTCCGGGAGCTGGAGACACCCGCCCAACTGGAGGCGCTGGTCTGCGGGGACATCGACGTCGGATTCCTGCGCTTCAGGCCGGAGTACCCGCCCGAGGTCACGGCCACCCGCCTGCTCACCGAGGACATCGTCCTGGCCCTGCCGGCGGGCGCCCCGCTGGCGGCCTACGAGGCGGTACCGGCGGCACAGTTGCGCGACGAGTGCTTCGTCGCCCCGCACTTCGACGAGGAGTACGGCTGCCGCGACCAGATCCTCGACGTGGCGGAGCGAGGGGGCTTCAGCCCGCGGTGTGCTCCCCCGGTACGGGACTTCATAGCCGCTCTGACCATGGTCGGCGGAGGTCTCGCGGTCGCCCTGGTCCCCGATTCGCTGCGCCGCGTCCAGATCCCGGGGGTGGCCTACCGTCCGCTGGCCGACGTGGCGCTGACGACCAGTCTGGTCGGCGCCTTCCGCAGGGGCGAGACCTCGCCCGCGGTGCGTGGTGTGATCCGCCGCCTGCGAGAGGCGGCGGCCACCACTGTCACCGCCGGCTGA
- a CDS encoding 3-hydroxybutyryl-CoA dehydrogenase, with the protein MTSIKHVGVVGAGQMGRGITEVCARAGLHVTLCDVTEDRARAGLTGVADALLKAEKHGAIGPEDRAHALAGISVTADLSRLSGADLVIEAAVEDERAKTELFQQLDKVVTNPSAVLASNTSSIPIARLAAVTGRPQAVVGLHFFNPVPAMPLVEVIPSMHTSRATEQRVRAFAAETLGKKTIVTQDRAGFVVNSLLIPYLLAAVRMVGSGTATAEDIDTAMTAGCAHPMGPLRLADLIGLDTVAAIGEALYEEYREQLYAPPPLLRRMVESGLLGRKSGQGFFNYQAA; encoded by the coding sequence ATGACATCGATCAAGCACGTGGGCGTCGTCGGCGCCGGGCAGATGGGCCGGGGCATCACCGAGGTCTGCGCCCGGGCCGGGCTGCACGTCACCTTGTGCGACGTCACCGAGGACAGGGCCCGCGCCGGGCTGACGGGCGTCGCCGACGCACTGCTCAAGGCGGAGAAGCACGGCGCCATCGGCCCCGAAGACCGCGCTCATGCCCTCGCCGGAATCTCGGTCACCGCCGACCTCTCCCGGCTGTCCGGCGCTGACCTGGTGATCGAGGCCGCCGTCGAGGACGAGCGGGCCAAGACAGAGCTGTTCCAGCAGTTGGACAAGGTGGTCACCAACCCGTCCGCCGTGCTGGCCAGCAACACTTCCTCGATCCCCATCGCCCGGCTCGCGGCCGTGACCGGACGTCCTCAGGCGGTGGTGGGCCTGCACTTCTTCAACCCGGTCCCCGCCATGCCGCTGGTCGAGGTGATCCCCTCGATGCACACCTCCAGGGCCACGGAACAGCGCGTACGCGCCTTCGCCGCCGAGACCCTGGGCAAGAAGACGATCGTCACTCAGGACCGCGCGGGATTCGTGGTCAACTCCTTGCTGATTCCCTACCTGTTGGCAGCGGTGCGCATGGTCGGTTCCGGCACCGCGACGGCCGAGGACATCGACACGGCCATGACCGCCGGCTGCGCCCACCCCATGGGCCCGCTGCGCCTCGCCGACCTCATCGGCCTGGACACGGTGGCGGCGATAGGCGAGGCCCTGTACGAGGAATACCGCGAACAGCTGTACGCCCCGCCCCCGCTGCTGCGCCGCATGGTCGAGTCGGGCCTGCTGGGCCGCAAGTCGGGGCAGGGGTTCTTCAACTACCAGGCGGCCTGA